The Methylobacterium durans nucleotide sequence CGACGAGCCGACCAACCACCTCGACGCCGAGACGGTGAACTGGCTCGAAGGTCACCTGCGGCAATATCCGGGCGCGATCCTGATCGTGACCCACGACCGCTACTTCCTCGACAACGTGACGGGCTGGATCTTGGAGCTCGACCGGGGCCGGGGCATCCCCTACGAGGGCAACTACTCGGCCTGGCTCGTGCAGAAGCAGAAGCGCCTGGAGCAGGAGGGCCGCGAGGACATGGCCCGCCAGCGCGCCATCGCCCGCGAGCAGGAGTGGATCGCGGCCTCGCCGAAGGCACGCCAGACCAAATCGAAGGCGCGCATCACCCGCTACGAGGAACTCGTCGCCAAGCAGCAGGACAAGATCGACGCCACCACCCAGATCGTGATCCCGATCTCGGAGCGGCTCGGCCAGAACGTCATCCAGTTCGACGGCCTCAACAAGGCGTTCGGAGATCGGCTGCTGATCGAGAACCTGTCGTTCAAGCTGCCGCCGGGTGGCATCGTCGGCGTGATTGGCCCGAACGGAGCGGGCAAGACGACGCTCTTCCGGATGATCACCGGCGCCGAGAAGCCCGACGCCGGCAGGATCGATGTCGGCGAGAGCGTGAAGCTCGGCTACGTCGACCAGTCGCGCGACGCCCTCGACCCGAAGGCGACCGTCTGGGAGGAGATCTCGGGCGGCAACGACGTGATCTACTTCAACAAGCGCGAGATCAATTCCCGCGCCTATTGCGCGGCCTTCGCCTTCAAGGGCGGCGACCAGCAGAAGAAGGTCGGCACCCTCTCGGGCGGCGAGCGCAATCGCGTGCACCTCGCCCGCACGCTGAAGAGCGGCGCCAACGTGCTGCTCCTCGACGAGCCGACGAACGACCTCGACATGGAAACCCTGCGGGCGCTCGAAGAGGGCCTGGAGGATTACGCGGGCTGCGCGGTGATCATCAGCCACGATCGCTGGTTCCTGAACCGCATCGCGACCCACATCCTCGCCTTCGAGGGGGACAGCCACGTCGAATGGTTCGAGGGCAATTTCTCGGATTACGAGGAGGACAAGAAGCGCCGCCTCGGCGCCGACTCGATCCTGCCGAAGCGGCTGAAGTACAAGAAGTTCAGCCGGTAGCGTTCGGGCGGACCCCGATCTGCCGCCTCGACGCGCGGGGTGGCACCTCGTCCTCACGCGTTGAGCGAGGCTGCCTCCCGCAGGTCGCGCGCGTCCGTCAGCTTGAGCCCGCGGCGGCGGAGATCCTTCAGCATCGCCCGGTCCGGGAAGCCGCAATAGGGCAGTCTCGGGAAAGTCCGGCCCGAAGGCAGCCGGCCCTCGGCCGCGACCTGCTCCAATATCCCGTCCACCAGCACCCGGCCGCGCTCGTGGAGCAGAACGGAGGCGCGGGTCGCCGTGATGTCGGGGGGCAGCCGGACGGCCTCCTGCGCCAGGATCGCGCCCGTGTCGATCGCGACGGCGAGGTGCTGGACGGTGATCCCGAACGCGTCCGGTCCCTCGCTCAGCGCGTGGACCGTCGGCACCGGGCCGCGGTGGCGCGGCAGCAGGCCGGGATGGACGTTGAGCCCGCCGAGCGGGACGGTGGCGAGCGTCGCGCCGGACAGGATCTGGTCGAAGTGGAAGGTCAGGATCAGGTCGGCCCGGTGCCCTCGCAGCGCCTCCGCCACCGCCGGCCCGTTCACGTCGTCGACCTTGAGGGTCGGAAGGCCGAGCCGGCGGCAGAGGGGCTCAAGCGGCGTCGCCTCCGGCGCGTCGCCGCTCCCCGAGAAACGGCGTGTCACCGGAGCGAGCGGGCGCATCAGGTCTGGCAATCCGAAATTGACGCCGAGATAGGGCAGGAAGCCGGGGCCCGACCGGGCGAGGTGGCGCCGGATCTGGCCCGTGAATCCGCCCGTGCTCGGCCGCTCCGCGTTCGAGAGGCCGACGAACGCGATCTCCGCCGCGTGCTCGGCGACGAACCGGCGGAGCGTTCGAGCGTTCGGCAGGGCTTCGAGGGCAAAGACGGCGAGGCGGGGCCGGCCCATCAGCGCCGCTTGCGGATCTGGAACCGGAACCCGTGCATGCCGAGCCGGCGCAGGCGCTCGGGCAGGAGGCCGGCGCCGCGGGCGGCGGCCGCCAGACGACGGGGGAAGGCAATCACGTCGAGGTCGCGCTCGAGCCCGCGGGCGATCCGGACGGCGGCCTGGTCGGCGCTCATCTCGAGCGGCCGCCATCCCTTGTAGTCGCCTCCCATCGGCGTCTTCACGTAGCCCGGCGTGACGACGTTGATGCGCACGCCGCGGTGGCGGATCTTCTCGCGCAGCGCGAGCCCGTGGGCGAGGAGCGCGGCCTTGGTGCCGCTGTAGGCCGGCGCGTCGGGGAGCGGCGCGTAGGCCGCGAGCGAGGAGACCAGGGCGATCTGGCCGCGCCCGCGGGCGAGCATCAGCGTCACGCAGGGCATCGCCACGTTGAGCGCGCCGTTGAGGTTGATGTCGACCGTCTCGAAAGCGGTCTCCTCCGTCTCGATGCCGCCGGTGGGATGACCGCCATTGACCCCCGCATTCACGATGACGAGGTCGAGGGGATGGAGCGCGTCGGAGTCCCGCAGCCAGCGGCCGACCGCCTCCCGGTCGCGGACGTCGAGCGCCGCGACGTCGACCGTAGCGCCCCGATCTCGGCAGGCTCGCGCCACGGCTTCCAGCCGGTCAGCCCCGCGGGCGTTGAGAATGAGATGATGGCCCGGGGCGGCGTAGTGCCGGGCAAGCGCCGCGCCGATGCCGCTCGAGGCGCCGGTAATCAGGATGACGGACATGGCCCGCCTGCTACCCCCGGCAGGGGTACGGGATCAATAGACCGGTGCGAGGCGACCGTCCCCGGCGCCTCCCTCGCGGATGCCCCGCGCGGCACCGACCATCGCGTCCGGCAGGCTCGCCTCGATGCGCGGCACCGCACCGGCGACGGCCCGGTCGATCGCGCCGCGGGAGAAGAAGCCGCCGTTCACCTGTGTCCGGTGAAGCACGACCCGGCGGAAATCCGCCATCAGGCCCATGTCGGGCGCGGTCGGCTCGGTCCAGAAACCGTCGAGCCCGGTCTGATGCGTGAGGCCGGCGATATTGTAGATCGCTGTGCCCATCGCGAGGGTGGGACGGCCCATCTCCAGCGAGAGCATGCCGACCGTGCTGTTGACGATGACGACGCCCCGCGCCCCCTGGATCAGCGTCGGCAGGTCGCCTCCGTCGATGAAGTCGAGCCGCTCGCTGACGCCGTGACGCCGGGCCGAGGCGCGGGCGAACTTGCGCCAGTTGATCAGGCCGCTGTCGAGCGGGTGCAGCTTCACGAGGAGGCGGGTCGGCGCCTTCGAGGAATCCGCGAAGGATTTGATGACCCGATCCATGAAGCCTTCGACCCCGAGGAAGGGCGAGTGGACCCGGATCTGGTAATCGCTGTCGAGCTGAAGCGGCAGCAGGAAGTAGTCGGCGCCAACCGCGGTGTAGAGCTCGTTGCAGTGGATCGCCTCCCGGCGGGTGCGGCCGCGCCGGACGAACTTCTTGATCCAGCCCGCATATTCTGCCGCGATGTGGCGGGGGCGATGCGTGCGGAAGTTGGGATAGAGGTAGGGAAAGCCGATATTGGCGATGTTGTAGGCGACATCCCACAGCCCGCGGCGTGCCATGTTGCCCGTGGATGGCATCGCCCGTCCGGGCTGGGGCAGGCGACGGGCGAGCGCCCGCACATCCTCGGCGGTCTTCGGCAGCGAGGAGTGTCCGTTCACGCCGCCGAGCTCGCAGGTGATCCAGTTCGGCCGGATATAGCCTTCCTCGAAGACGTGCACCCGGAGGCCGCGAGTCGTGGCGACCTCGCGGGCGATCACGTGGTAGGGCCGGCAATCGCCGAACAGGACGATGTCGGTGACCGCATGGCGGGCCACGTAAGCGTCGAGGTAGCTCTCCCAACCGTCGCGCTGGCCCCGGTAATGGTCGGAGGGGAGGGGCCAGAACAGCCAGTCACCCGCGCAGAAGTTGATGCGGCGCACCGCGTATCCGCGCGCCTTCAGGGCACGTCCGAGATCGGAGAAGAAAGGCGAGGCGATGCCCTGGAGGAAGAGGAATGTCGCAGGGCAATCCGGAGAGGCGTCGGAGCGAGGCTGCAGCATCACGAGGCGCTTGTCCTTCACCGGGCTCTCAGACCCGGCCGGCGGTCCGACACCTGAGGTCGCACGGGCGCCGAATGCCCGCAATGCGAACCCGGAAGCGCGAACCGTGATTCCTGACCACCGTGACCCGCCCGCAACGCTGGTCGCGGTGAGTTCCGGCCTGTATCGGGTAGGCAGAAAACACGGCGAGGGTGTGTCCGCGTTCCGGCAGGCCGGGGGTGGTCGCCCCTAGGCTGTGAATTGCGCTAATAACTCCCTCCCGGACGGCAGGCTGCGGGGGGCCTGACCGTGGCGTGGAACCTACGAGTACGGCGCCGGCCCGGGGCCGTCGCGGCGAAAACCTGAACGATGCAGCCGAACTTTCCAACCGCGTTCTTTCCGACCGGCCCAGCCACGGCGAAGCTCCGCGCCGAGATCGAGACCGCTACCGGCGCGCGGGTTGCGAGCCTGTGGAGCGGCGGCGCGACGGGCGCCGTCTGGGGACGCGGCAACCCGGCCGCAGCCCTCCTCAGGCGACTGCGACGTCCCGGCCTCATCGTGGAGCCCGGCCCCCTGCTCAGCCCCTACGATACGCCCGCGCGCGGGATGGCGAGCCTCCGGATCCGACACCGCGGCGTGCCGGTCGG carries:
- a CDS encoding SDR family NAD(P)-dependent oxidoreductase encodes the protein MSVILITGASSGIGAALARHYAAPGHHLILNARGADRLEAVARACRDRGATVDVAALDVRDREAVGRWLRDSDALHPLDLVIVNAGVNGGHPTGGIETEETAFETVDINLNGALNVAMPCVTLMLARGRGQIALVSSLAAYAPLPDAPAYSGTKAALLAHGLALREKIRHRGVRINVVTPGYVKTPMGGDYKGWRPLEMSADQAAVRIARGLERDLDVIAFPRRLAAAARGAGLLPERLRRLGMHGFRFQIRKRR
- a CDS encoding formyltransferase family protein translates to MGRPRLAVFALEALPNARTLRRFVAEHAAEIAFVGLSNAERPSTGGFTGQIRRHLARSGPGFLPYLGVNFGLPDLMRPLAPVTRRFSGSGDAPEATPLEPLCRRLGLPTLKVDDVNGPAVAEALRGHRADLILTFHFDQILSGATLATVPLGGLNVHPGLLPRHRGPVPTVHALSEGPDAFGITVQHLAVAIDTGAILAQEAVRLPPDITATRASVLLHERGRVLVDGILEQVAAEGRLPSGRTFPRLPYCGFPDRAMLKDLRRRGLKLTDARDLREAASLNA
- the ettA gene encoding energy-dependent translational throttle protein EttA — translated: MAREFIYHMRGLTKTYQGGKKVLENVNLSFYPDAKIGVLGINGAGKSTLLKIMAGIDKEWTGEGFVAQGARVGYLPQEPQLDPTKTVRENVMEGVAAKQALLDRYNELAMNYSEETADEMTALQDQIEAQNLWELDSKVDQAMEALGCPGDEQPVDKLSGGERRRVALCRLLLWEPELLLLDEPTNHLDAETVNWLEGHLRQYPGAILIVTHDRYFLDNVTGWILELDRGRGIPYEGNYSAWLVQKQKRLEQEGREDMARQRAIAREQEWIAASPKARQTKSKARITRYEELVAKQQDKIDATTQIVIPISERLGQNVIQFDGLNKAFGDRLLIENLSFKLPPGGIVGVIGPNGAGKTTLFRMITGAEKPDAGRIDVGESVKLGYVDQSRDALDPKATVWEEISGGNDVIYFNKREINSRAYCAAFAFKGGDQQKKVGTLSGGERNRVHLARTLKSGANVLLLDEPTNDLDMETLRALEEGLEDYAGCAVIISHDRWFLNRIATHILAFEGDSHVEWFEGNFSDYEEDKKRRLGADSILPKRLKYKKFSR
- a CDS encoding capsule biosynthesis protein; its protein translation is MLQPRSDASPDCPATFLFLQGIASPFFSDLGRALKARGYAVRRINFCAGDWLFWPLPSDHYRGQRDGWESYLDAYVARHAVTDIVLFGDCRPYHVIAREVATTRGLRVHVFEEGYIRPNWITCELGGVNGHSSLPKTAEDVRALARRLPQPGRAMPSTGNMARRGLWDVAYNIANIGFPYLYPNFRTHRPRHIAAEYAGWIKKFVRRGRTRREAIHCNELYTAVGADYFLLPLQLDSDYQIRVHSPFLGVEGFMDRVIKSFADSSKAPTRLLVKLHPLDSGLINWRKFARASARRHGVSERLDFIDGGDLPTLIQGARGVVIVNSTVGMLSLEMGRPTLAMGTAIYNIAGLTHQTGLDGFWTEPTAPDMGLMADFRRVVLHRTQVNGGFFSRGAIDRAVAGAVPRIEASLPDAMVGAARGIREGGAGDGRLAPVY